In Ipomoea triloba cultivar NCNSP0323 chromosome 7, ASM357664v1, a single genomic region encodes these proteins:
- the LOC116025945 gene encoding pectinesterase inhibitor 6-like, with amino-acid sequence MLPFQNIPWKFMLVLAWITPACHGGGGEGGSYVRDACSVTIHQDLCIHSLAPFSNKAKNHPDRWARIGLSVTISQVKTISSSLSKLKRQGTLRGRSQMALWDCVECFEDALDSLHRSLGVLRKLNAKNFTTQMGDVTTWMSAALTNEDTCLDGFGRPKRKQVRWLVNKVTNVSYLTSNALALVNKLATTGP; translated from the coding sequence ATGTTGCCATTTCAAAATATTCCCTGGAAATTCATGCTTGTCCTAGCATGGATAACCCCGGCTTGCCATGGAGGTGGAGGAGAAGGAGGAAGTTACGTGCGTGATGCTTGCAGTGTGACTATACACCAGGACCTTTGCATACACTCCCTCGCCCCGTTTTCCAACAAGGCGAAAAACCACCCTGACAGATGGGCGCGGATAGGACTATCCGTGACCATCAGTCAAGTCAAGACAATCTCGAGCTCACTTTCAAAGCTAAAACGCCAGGGCACCCTAAGAGGAAGAAGCCAGATGGCGCTGTGGGACTGCGTCGAGTGCTTCGAGGATGCATTGGACAGCCTCCACAGGTCACTTGGGGTGTTGAGAAAGCTGAATGCCAAGAATTTCACCACACAAATGGGAGATGTCACAACTTGGATGAGTGCTGCCCTGACCAATGAGGATACATGCTTGGATGGTTTTGGTAGGCCAAAGAGAAAGCAAGTTAGATGGTTGGTAAACAAAGTCACAAATGTGAGTTACTTGACTAGTAATGCCCTGGCTTTGGTTAACAAGCTTGCTACAACTGGTCCTTAA
- the LOC116024806 gene encoding probable steroid-binding protein 3, with protein MELTAQQLKEYDGTDPSKPIYVAIKARIFDVTAGKSFYGPGGDYSIFAGKDASRALAKMSKNAEDVSPSLEGLSDKEIGVLTDWEKKFEAKYPIVGIVV; from the coding sequence ATGGAGCTCACGGCGCAACAGCTGAAGGAGTACGACGGCACGGATCCGTCGAAGCCGATTTACGTGGCGATTAAGGCCCGAATCTTCGACGTCACCGCCGGCAAGTCCTTCTACGGTCCCGGCGGCGACTACTCCATCTTCGCCGGCAAAGACGCCAGCAGAGCCCTCGCCAAGATGAGTAAGAACGCCGAGGATGTTTCCCCTTCCCTCGAAGGCCTCTCCGACAAAGAAATTGGCGTGCTCACCGACTGGGAGAAGAAGTTCGAAGCTAAGTACCCTATCGTTGGTATTGTTGTTTAA
- the LOC116026333 gene encoding probable folate-biopterin transporter 2 produces the protein MGEEEKLPIQSNQIQENELSGGGKRWWGPVYWLRMLAKETHWSFVFGVVVVYGISQGFGGAFGRVSTEYYMKDVQKVQPSESQVYTGITAIPWLVKPLWGLLTDVVPILGYRRKPYFIFAGSLGIVAMLFLSLHKKLHIVLALLSLTAGSAGVAIADVTVDACVAQNSGAHPSLAADMQSLCALSASIGALVGFSLSGIAVHVIGPKGVFGLLAIPSGLVFFVGILLDEPKTHNFRYQQVSQNFVDAAKAMWRTLKYPVVWRPCLYMYLSLALSFDISEGAFYWMTDAEGGPRFSKESIGYISAIGSVGSLLGAILYQYGLKDHPFRELLFWTQLLFGLSGMLDLVFVLRLNLRFGIPDYFFVVIDASISQMIGRLKWMPLLVLTAKLCPPGIEGTFFALLMSIDNTGLLTSSWGGGFLLHILNVTRTQFGKLWLAVLIRNILRVTPLCMLFLVPRSDPNSSLLPSEVLGSSDGAHEAPALSQDQNVELVSLVESMDTAR, from the exons ATGGGGGAGGAAGAGAAGCTCCCCATTCAAAGCAACCAAATCCAGGAAAATGAGCTCTCAGGTGGAGGGAAAAGGTGGTGGGGCCCAGTGTATTGGCTCAGAATGCTGGCCAAGGAAACGCACTGGAGCTTTGTGTttggggtggtggtggtgtatGGGATCAGCCAGGGATTCGGCGGCGCGTTTGGGCGCGTGAGCACGGAGTATTACATGAAGGATGTGCAGAAAGTGCAGCCCTCTGAGTCTCAGGTGTATACAGGGATTACTGCCATTCCTTGGCTTGTTAAGCCGCTCTGGGGTCTCCTCACTGATGTTGTTCCAATTTTGGGGTATCGCAGGAAGCCTTACTTCATTTTTGCTG GTTCTCTCGGAATTGTCGCTATGCTGTTCTTATCGTTGCACAAGAAGCTGCATATTGTGCTTGCACTGCTCTCCTTAACAGCTGGAAGTGCCGGGGTTGCAATTGCTGATGTCACAGTTGATGCGTGTGTAGCACAGAATAGCGGTGCTCATCCTTCCCTTGCAGCCGATATGCAGAGCTTATGTGCATTGAGTGCCTCTATTGGTGCCCTAGTCGGGTTCTCTTTAAGTGGTATTGCTGTCCATGTAATCGGGCCTAAG GGGGTGTTTGGCTTGTTGGCTATACCATCAGGGCTTGTATTTTTTGTTGGAATTTTGCTCGATGAACCCAAGACACACAATTTTCGTTATCAACAG GTAAGTCAGAATTTTGTGGATGCTGCAAAAGCTATGTGGAGAACTTTGAAATACCCTGTTGTTTGGCGGCCGTGTCTGTATATGTATTTGTCCCTTGCATTGAGTTTCGATATCTCTGAAGGAGCGTTTTACTGGATGACAGATGCAGAAGGAGGACCTCGTTTTTCGAAG GAGAGTATTGGTTACATATCTGCTATTGGATCCGTTGGATCTCTGTTGGGCGCTATACTTTACCAGTATGGATTAAAAGACCACCCGTTTAGAGAACTGCTCTTCTGGACTCAGTTACTATTTGGTCTCTCGGGAATGCTGGATTTGGTGTTCGTACTACGCCTAAACTTGAGATTTGGCATTCCGGATTACTTTTTTGTGGTGATAGATGCCAGCATTTCTCAAATGATAGGCCGGCTCAAGTGGATGCCCCTTCTGGTACTAACCGCTAAGCTCTGCCCTCCCGGCATCGAGGGCACATTTTTCGCCTTGCTCATGTCAATCGACAATACTGGACTTCTTACATCATCGTGGGGCGGAGGCTTCTTGCTCCACATCCTAAACGTCACAAGGACGCAGTTTGGTAAACTCTGGCTAGCCGTCTTGATAAGGAACATACTAAGAGTCACTCCTCTTTGTATGCTATTCTTGGTCCCGAGAAGCGACCCCAACTCTTCCCTCCTCCCGAGCGAAGTTCTGGGCTCTAGCGATGGTGCTCATGAGGCTCCTGCATTATCACAGGACCAGAACGTCGAGCTTGTTTCCCTCGTGGAGAGCATGGATACCGCCAGATAG
- the LOC116025946 gene encoding enhancer of rudimentary homolog, which translates to MANKHTIILMQTSHNRATRTFMDYDSISQAMDGICALYERKLKELNPAIRNISYDISDLYNFIDGLADMSALVYDHSIQAYLPYDRQWIKQKTLQHLKKLASN; encoded by the exons ATG GCAAATAAACACACTATTATTCTCATGCAAACATCTCACAATAGAGCAACTCGCACTTTTATGGATTATGATTCCATCAGTCAAGCAATGGATG GAATTTGTGCTCTATATGAAAGAAAGCTGAAGGAGTTAAACCCAGCTATAAGAAACATCTCTTATGATATCTCTGATCTTTACAATTTTATTGATGGACTTGCAGACATGAGTGCACTAGT CTATGATCACTCAATTCAGGCTTACTTGCCTTACGATCGGCAGTGGATAAAACAGAAGACATTGcaacatttgaaaaaattgGCCTCAAACTGA